The following are encoded in a window of Mycobacteroides chelonae CCUG 47445 genomic DNA:
- a CDS encoding RNB domain-containing ribonuclease → MTLKRLVARDLGFDGIRAEFALPAEFGPGAQRDAAQAVDRHHTERIDRTDLELVTIDPPGARDLDQALHLERTADGYLLHYAIADVAAQIEPGSALDIEARQRGETIYLPDGSVPLHPLVFSEGSASLLPNEIRPAALWRIETDAAANPISWSVQRALVKSVRQLTYREAQDAADAGNPHPSIALLPEFGRKRRDLGLARGAIELNLPAQEVVRGPSGDWELAIEARTDTDGWNAQISLLTGICAAQIMLDGGIGMLRTLPPADGDVRRWMRRTAEALGLPWTNDTPIGAQLAALDPCATTTLAMMTQATTLLRGASYLVFDGNRPDDQAAGHAGIAAPYAHVTAPLRRLGDRFVTEICLALSADSPVPQWAREALSDVRSSLLTSNTLANKVEQACVDLTEATVLAPQKGQTFDSAVLRGAEKKRFAEVFVTDPPILARCQGDPPEGQRAKLTLREADPDTRTVLFGFPAEGS, encoded by the coding sequence GTGACGTTGAAGCGGCTGGTTGCCCGCGACCTCGGCTTCGACGGCATTCGTGCCGAGTTCGCGCTCCCCGCCGAATTCGGCCCCGGCGCGCAGCGCGACGCCGCCCAGGCCGTCGACCGTCACCACACCGAGCGCATCGACCGCACCGATCTGGAGCTGGTCACCATCGACCCACCCGGAGCGCGCGATCTGGATCAGGCCCTGCACCTGGAACGCACCGCCGACGGATATCTCCTGCATTACGCCATCGCCGATGTGGCCGCGCAGATCGAGCCCGGCAGCGCGCTGGACATCGAGGCGCGACAGCGCGGCGAGACCATCTACCTGCCGGATGGCTCGGTGCCGCTGCACCCGTTGGTGTTCTCCGAAGGCTCGGCGAGCCTGCTACCCAACGAGATTCGGCCTGCCGCCTTGTGGCGCATCGAAACCGATGCCGCTGCCAATCCGATCAGCTGGAGCGTCCAACGCGCCCTGGTGAAATCCGTGCGACAGCTGACCTACCGGGAGGCCCAGGACGCGGCCGACGCCGGCAATCCGCACCCCTCGATTGCCCTGCTCCCTGAGTTCGGCCGTAAGAGAAGGGACCTCGGTCTCGCGCGGGGTGCCATCGAGCTGAATCTGCCCGCACAGGAAGTGGTGCGCGGCCCCAGCGGCGACTGGGAGCTGGCGATCGAGGCGCGCACCGACACCGATGGCTGGAACGCGCAGATATCGCTGCTCACCGGGATCTGCGCGGCGCAGATCATGCTCGACGGCGGCATCGGCATGCTGCGTACGCTGCCGCCCGCAGACGGCGACGTACGCCGGTGGATGCGTCGCACCGCCGAGGCGCTGGGGCTGCCCTGGACAAACGACACCCCGATCGGGGCCCAGCTGGCCGCACTTGATCCCTGTGCCACAACAACATTGGCGATGATGACACAGGCCACCACGCTCCTGCGGGGCGCTTCCTATCTGGTGTTCGACGGAAACCGGCCGGACGATCAGGCCGCGGGACATGCGGGCATCGCTGCCCCCTACGCGCACGTGACCGCACCGCTGCGACGGCTGGGGGACCGGTTCGTCACCGAAATCTGCCTGGCACTGTCGGCCGACTCGCCGGTGCCGCAGTGGGCGCGCGAGGCTCTGTCGGATGTCAGATCATCGCTGCTGACCTCGAATACGCTGGCCAACAAGGTGGAACAGGCGTGCGTGGATCTCACCGAGGCCACCGTGCTTGCTCCGCAGAAGGGGCAGACCTTCGATTCGGCGGTGCTACGAGGTGCCGAAAAGAAACGATTCGCAGAGGTCTTCGTGACCGATCCGCCCATCCTCGCCCGCTGCCAGGGAGATCCGCCCGAGGGGCAGCGCGCGAAACTCACCCTGCGTGAAGCAGATCCGGACACCCGGACCGTGCTGTTCGGCTTCCCGGCAGAGGGCAGCTGA
- a CDS encoding AAA family ATPase: MTTLPVSVATQHADAVLTEIERVVVGKRDALQLILLTILARGHVLIEDLPGLGKTLIARSFAAALGLEFARVQFTPDLLPADLLGSTIYDMSSGRFEFRTGPIFTNLLLADEINRTPPKTQSALLEAMAEGQVSIDGETRRLPAPFVVLATDNPIEYEGTYPLPEAQLDRFAIRLQLGYLSEDLEIEMLQRRLSRGSAQPTVSQVIAAEDLVMMREAVEHVSVHPDVLRYIVALAAATRTHSHVEVGASPRAELDLVQMSRARAMLLGRDFVIPEDVKALAVPAVAHRISLRPEMWVRRITGAHVVDELLHRLPVPRASG; this comes from the coding sequence GTGACGACACTTCCGGTTTCCGTCGCGACCCAGCACGCGGATGCAGTGCTGACCGAGATCGAGCGGGTAGTAGTCGGGAAACGCGATGCGTTGCAACTGATTCTGCTGACAATCCTCGCGCGCGGGCATGTCCTCATCGAAGATCTGCCGGGCCTGGGCAAGACGCTGATCGCCCGGTCGTTCGCGGCCGCGCTGGGACTCGAATTCGCCCGGGTGCAATTCACTCCCGATCTGCTGCCTGCGGATCTGCTGGGCTCCACGATCTACGACATGTCATCCGGGCGGTTCGAGTTTCGGACCGGACCGATCTTCACGAATCTCCTGCTGGCGGACGAGATCAACCGAACCCCACCGAAGACGCAATCGGCACTGTTGGAGGCCATGGCGGAGGGTCAGGTCAGCATCGACGGTGAAACTCGCCGACTGCCAGCACCTTTCGTGGTGCTGGCAACGGACAATCCCATCGAGTACGAGGGAACCTATCCGCTGCCGGAGGCGCAGCTGGACCGATTCGCGATCCGGCTGCAATTGGGATACCTCAGCGAGGATCTCGAGATCGAGATGCTGCAGCGTCGATTGAGCCGGGGATCGGCACAGCCGACGGTCTCACAGGTGATCGCCGCCGAAGACCTTGTCATGATGCGGGAAGCCGTGGAGCACGTTTCGGTGCATCCGGACGTGCTTCGTTACATTGTCGCGCTGGCCGCCGCGACGCGCACGCACTCACATGTCGAGGTGGGCGCCAGTCCGCGCGCCGAGCTGGATCTGGTGCAGATGTCGCGGGCCCGCGCCATGCTGCTGGGCCGCGACTTTGTGATACCTGAGGACGTCAAGGCGCTTGCGGTGCCCGCGGTGGCGCACCGGATCAGTCTGCGCCCCGAGATGTGGGTGCGCCGCATCACCGGTGCACATGTGGTCGACGAGCTGCTGCACCGGCTACCGGTACCGCGAGCGTCGGGATGA
- a CDS encoding WS/DGAT/MGAT family O-acyltransferase — MQRLSGLDASFLYLETPTQPMHVCGVLELDTTTIPGGYSFEKLRAKLIERVEGISSFTEKLADSRLNLDHPVWVDDDDFDIDRHLHHVGLPAPGGKAEISDMCGHIASLPLDRARPLWEMWVIETGDTNRLVVMTKMHHASVDGVTGANLMSALCGLEPDAQAPEPAPGVGGANSLEIAITGAIKWASRPLKFAKLLPSTIGVIPAWLERSKRGEAMTAPFSAPRTSFNSTITSRRNVGYAQLDLEDVRAVKNHFGVKVNDVVMAICAGALRKYLDDRGELPDSSLVAMVPVSVHEKSDRPGRNQVSGMFSRLETNVDDPVERLNAISDANTVAKEHTAVLGATLLQDWSQFAAPAVFGTAMRVYSRIRLADRHPVIHNLVVSNVPGPQVPLYFLGAQVVGMYPLGPIFHGAALTVTVMSLDGKLNVGLISCPDLMPDLSTLTDDFGVALEELKARI, encoded by the coding sequence ATGCAGCGGCTTTCCGGACTTGACGCCAGTTTTCTCTATCTCGAAACACCGACTCAGCCGATGCACGTGTGCGGCGTACTGGAATTAGACACCACGACCATTCCCGGTGGCTACTCGTTCGAGAAACTGCGAGCGAAGCTCATTGAACGGGTCGAGGGCATCTCCTCATTCACCGAGAAGCTCGCCGACAGCCGCCTGAACCTGGACCACCCGGTGTGGGTCGACGACGACGACTTCGACATCGATCGGCACCTGCACCACGTCGGTCTGCCCGCGCCCGGCGGCAAGGCCGAGATCTCCGATATGTGTGGGCATATCGCGTCATTGCCCTTGGACCGTGCCCGGCCGCTCTGGGAAATGTGGGTCATAGAAACCGGCGACACCAATCGGCTCGTGGTCATGACCAAGATGCATCACGCCTCCGTCGACGGCGTCACCGGCGCCAACCTGATGTCGGCGCTGTGCGGTCTGGAACCCGATGCCCAGGCGCCCGAACCCGCGCCGGGGGTCGGCGGCGCCAACAGCCTCGAGATCGCGATCACCGGCGCTATCAAGTGGGCGTCGCGGCCGCTGAAGTTCGCCAAGCTGCTGCCCTCCACCATCGGAGTCATCCCGGCCTGGCTGGAACGCTCCAAACGCGGCGAGGCCATGACGGCACCGTTCTCGGCGCCGCGCACCTCGTTCAACTCCACGATCACCAGCCGCCGCAACGTCGGCTACGCCCAACTGGATCTGGAGGACGTCCGCGCGGTCAAGAACCACTTCGGCGTCAAGGTCAACGATGTCGTGATGGCCATCTGCGCCGGTGCACTGCGCAAGTATCTGGACGACCGCGGAGAGCTCCCGGACAGCTCGCTGGTGGCCATGGTTCCGGTGTCGGTGCACGAGAAGTCCGACCGCCCGGGCCGCAACCAGGTGTCGGGGATGTTCTCCCGCCTGGAGACCAATGTGGACGACCCGGTGGAGCGCCTCAACGCGATCTCCGATGCCAACACGGTGGCCAAGGAGCACACCGCGGTACTGGGCGCGACGCTGCTGCAGGACTGGAGCCAGTTCGCGGCACCCGCCGTGTTCGGCACCGCGATGCGTGTCTACTCGCGCATCCGGCTGGCCGACCGGCATCCGGTGATCCACAACCTGGTGGTCTCCAACGTGCCGGGACCCCAAGTGCCGCTGTACTTCTTGGGTGCTCAGGTGGTCGGCATGTATCCCTTGGGTCCGATCTTCCACGGTGCCGCACTGACCGTCACGGTGATGTCGCTGGACGGGAAACTCAACGTCGGCCTGATTTCCTGCCCCGATCTGATGCCCGACCTTTCCACCCTGACGGACGATTTCGGCGTGGCGCTCGAGGAGCTGAAGGCTCGGATCTAG
- a CDS encoding DUF58 domain-containing protein encodes MTSWRASPLVSVLAACAGIALTLAMVTGRWQLVVFAAPLIGVLVGAAKRPVPARVWVRDESETLRCLESETVTITASAGAAEPAVVRRLRAVPVDGLQIEVDKATTPSQVTMRVSAQRWGRYTLAVEVQTLSVSGLWVGAPVTLPVAELRVYPLADPQDITLPPADLPDRIGTHLTRHHGPGVEYADIREYVPGDSLRTVNWRVSARRGQLHVTDRLTDRAADVVVLIDTYPQPSGPATVATERSARGAAQLVQSVLQRGDRAGVVLLGSAPRWLTPNIGRHQFYRLLDAILDAGEWHSHSSSALAPRAAMPPNAIVVAFSTLLNADFGLALTDLRRRGHPVLVVDVLDHSPFREEPDPIVARWWRLERSRMYRNIAVTGVDVVGWSHDSGLNHAMHLLPRRPRVGRRP; translated from the coding sequence ATGACCAGTTGGCGCGCATCTCCATTGGTGTCGGTGCTGGCGGCATGTGCCGGCATCGCGTTGACGCTGGCGATGGTGACGGGCAGGTGGCAGCTGGTCGTTTTCGCGGCGCCGCTCATCGGTGTGCTCGTCGGCGCAGCCAAACGGCCCGTACCCGCGCGGGTATGGGTCCGCGACGAGTCAGAAACGTTACGGTGCTTGGAGTCTGAGACGGTGACAATCACCGCGTCGGCGGGGGCTGCCGAACCGGCGGTGGTGCGTCGGCTGCGTGCGGTGCCGGTCGACGGTCTACAGATCGAGGTGGATAAGGCGACAACGCCCAGCCAGGTGACGATGCGTGTGTCGGCGCAACGCTGGGGCCGGTACACCCTTGCGGTTGAGGTTCAGACGCTCTCGGTTTCCGGGCTGTGGGTCGGGGCTCCGGTGACTCTGCCCGTGGCCGAGCTGCGGGTATATCCCTTGGCAGATCCGCAGGACATCACGCTGCCGCCCGCCGACCTTCCGGACCGCATCGGCACGCATCTCACGCGTCATCACGGCCCCGGCGTCGAGTACGCCGATATTCGCGAGTATGTCCCGGGTGACTCACTGCGCACGGTCAATTGGCGGGTCAGTGCGCGGCGGGGCCAGTTGCACGTCACCGACCGACTCACCGATCGAGCCGCCGACGTTGTCGTTCTGATTGACACCTACCCTCAACCCTCGGGGCCGGCGACGGTGGCGACGGAGCGGTCCGCACGCGGCGCCGCCCAGCTGGTGCAATCGGTGTTGCAGCGCGGTGACCGGGCGGGCGTGGTCTTGCTGGGCAGTGCCCCGCGATGGCTTACCCCGAATATCGGTCGCCATCAGTTCTATCGCCTGCTTGACGCCATTCTCGATGCCGGAGAATGGCATTCGCACAGCAGTAGTGCGCTTGCCCCGCGCGCCGCCATGCCGCCCAACGCGATCGTAGTGGCATTTTCCACCCTGCTGAACGCCGATTTCGGGCTGGCACTCACCGATCTTCGGCGGCGCGGGCACCCGGTTCTGGTCGTCGACGTGCTCGACCACTCCCCCTTTCGTGAAGAACCTGATCCGATCGTCGCCCGCTGGTGGCGGTTGGAACGCTCACGGATGTACCGAAATATCGCCGTCACGGGAGTCGACGTGGTCGGGTGGAGCCACGATTCCGGGCTGAACCACGCCATGCACTTGCTGCCACGGCGCCCGCGAGTGGGACGACGCCCGTGA
- a CDS encoding VOC family protein, translated as MTTTARLGAISIDCTDPAALARFYQQVLDLEILFESEEFVAVKGAAVLLTFQRVADHRVPDWPAGAVPKQLHLELAAADLDAEEARILGLGATKAETQPNPGGWRVLIDPAGHPFCITNLIPEGTYS; from the coding sequence ATGACGACAACGGCTCGACTAGGCGCGATATCGATCGACTGCACAGATCCGGCGGCGCTGGCCCGGTTCTACCAGCAGGTCCTTGACCTGGAGATCCTGTTCGAAAGCGAGGAGTTCGTCGCGGTGAAGGGCGCCGCCGTGCTGTTGACCTTTCAGCGCGTGGCAGACCATCGCGTGCCGGACTGGCCGGCCGGGGCTGTCCCGAAACAACTGCATCTCGAACTGGCGGCAGCAGATCTGGATGCCGAAGAGGCACGCATTCTGGGGCTCGGCGCGACCAAGGCCGAAACCCAGCCGAATCCGGGCGGATGGCGGGTGCTGATCGACCCGGCCGGTCACCCCTTCTGCATTACGAACCTCATTCCCGAGGGCACCTATTCGTGA
- a CDS encoding DUF4129 domain-containing protein, with protein sequence MNSDNRLFLRASGLIVLVALSVVALRSYLPPDTKVLPRPEEPRDEPRSIALQLLLCGVAAILILLSLRRRRPGMPVPTESPSYLRFRGLTRREALIAAASALVLVGAVWMSLYLSRPTGNPPVRESVPGTSAPSRPADAPTRKAPGDVPERDEPGMPMVILGVVLIGIAVMVFVLRRNDPDTVDADGDPPGESGAADATPGSLAHLVELGLAEVAEPGRDPRASIIACYAAMEQGLTAAPEAAPLASDTPSEVLQRAVHLGALQSQAGTQLVSLFSEARFSPHRMTQTDRESAVRWLQTVLDDLRSRP encoded by the coding sequence ATGAACAGTGACAACAGACTGTTCTTGCGAGCGAGCGGGCTCATCGTCCTGGTCGCGCTATCGGTTGTCGCACTGCGCAGCTACCTGCCGCCGGACACGAAGGTGCTCCCCCGGCCCGAGGAACCTCGCGATGAGCCACGCTCAATAGCGTTGCAGCTCTTGTTATGTGGTGTCGCAGCCATACTTATCTTGTTGAGCTTGCGCAGGCGCCGCCCCGGCATGCCGGTGCCGACCGAGAGCCCGTCGTATTTACGGTTTCGGGGTTTGACTCGGCGCGAGGCCCTCATTGCGGCCGCCAGTGCGCTTGTCTTAGTGGGGGCGGTGTGGATGTCCCTCTATCTGAGCAGGCCGACCGGTAATCCTCCGGTGCGCGAATCCGTTCCCGGCACTTCCGCGCCAAGCCGGCCCGCGGACGCCCCGACGCGCAAGGCACCCGGTGATGTGCCGGAACGGGACGAGCCCGGAATGCCCATGGTGATCCTGGGCGTGGTGTTGATCGGTATCGCTGTCATGGTTTTCGTATTGCGACGCAATGACCCGGACACCGTGGATGCCGACGGCGATCCTCCCGGGGAATCCGGGGCCGCCGATGCCACACCGGGATCCCTGGCCCACCTCGTTGAACTCGGTCTCGCAGAGGTGGCCGAACCGGGGCGCGATCCGCGCGCATCCATCATCGCCTGCTACGCGGCCATGGAGCAGGGGCTCACCGCCGCGCCCGAGGCAGCACCACTTGCCTCGGATACCCCGTCAGAAGTCCTGCAGCGAGCGGTCCATCTTGGTGCCCTGCAATCGCAGGCCGGCACTCAGCTTGTCTCGCTCTTTTCGGAGGCCCGATTCAGCCCGCACCGGATGACGCAGACCGATCGGGAATCCGCGGTGCGATGGCTACAGACCGTGTTGGACGACCTGCGGAGTAGGCCATGA
- the panB gene encoding 3-methyl-2-oxobutanoate hydroxymethyltransferase: MSESALYGAASETSQKPRTKTRVHHLQKWKAEGHKWSMLTAYDYSTARIFNEAGIPVLLVGDSAANVVYGYDTTVPITIDELIPLVRGVVRGATEALVVADLPFGSYEGGAAQALASATRFMKEAGAHAVKLEGGERVAEQIATLTAAGIPVVAHIGFTPQSVNGLGGYRVQGRDDAAAQLIHDAIAVQEAGAIAVVMEMVPAELATQITGKLTIPTVGIGAGRECDAQVLVWQDMAGMTSGKTAKFVKQFGQVGAELRKAAEQYADEVARGVFPAPEHSY, encoded by the coding sequence ATGTCTGAATCTGCCTTGTATGGCGCTGCTTCCGAGACTTCCCAGAAGCCTCGCACCAAGACCCGCGTGCACCACTTGCAGAAGTGGAAGGCCGAGGGCCACAAGTGGTCGATGCTCACCGCGTACGACTACTCGACCGCACGGATTTTCAACGAGGCCGGGATTCCCGTTCTGCTGGTCGGGGATTCGGCCGCGAATGTGGTCTATGGATACGACACCACCGTGCCGATCACCATCGACGAACTGATTCCGTTGGTACGCGGCGTGGTTCGCGGCGCGACGGAGGCACTGGTGGTCGCCGACCTACCCTTCGGCTCGTACGAGGGCGGGGCCGCCCAGGCCCTGGCGAGCGCGACCCGATTCATGAAGGAAGCCGGCGCGCACGCGGTGAAACTCGAAGGCGGAGAACGCGTTGCCGAGCAGATCGCGACACTGACCGCCGCCGGGATTCCGGTGGTGGCACACATCGGTTTTACCCCGCAGAGCGTGAACGGCCTTGGCGGATACCGGGTTCAGGGCCGCGACGACGCCGCTGCACAGCTCATTCACGATGCCATCGCGGTACAGGAAGCCGGAGCCATCGCCGTGGTGATGGAGATGGTGCCCGCCGAGCTGGCAACACAGATCACCGGCAAGCTCACCATCCCGACCGTCGGCATCGGCGCGGGCCGCGAATGCGACGCCCAGGTCCTGGTGTGGCAGGACATGGCCGGTATGACCAGCGGCAAGACCGCCAAGTTCGTCAAGCAGTTCGGCCAGGTCGGCGCGGAATTGCGCAAGGCCGCCGAGCAGTATGCCGATGAGGTGGCGCGCGGGGTGTTCCCCGCTCCCGAGCACAGCTACTGA
- a CDS encoding CYTH and CHAD domain-containing protein, with product MPSQHVEVERKFDVTDATISPSFDGISAVARVELQPQQNLDAVYFDTSDQRLAQHRITLRRRTGGTDAGWHLKLPAGPDTRTELRLPLNEGDDAVPEELRDTVLAVVREDELAPVARISTVRTVSQLIGAQGEQLAEFCDDHVTAARLTGAEEDSEQSWREWELELSEFGDSTLFDRVTARLLDAGAAPAGHGSKLARVLDVPKRERKGTDSIQRALLEQLDQLLGWDRAVRVDTDDSVHQMRVTIRRIRSLLQSNPERFGLDANPEALDELRLLANILGVARDAEVLAQRYDAALSELPETLIRGPVHERLVDAARHNYDNGLRRSLAAMRSHRYFRLLDSLDALVTSAGPASDTHHSDEGGTLDAAYRKVRRAARAAARAEGEYRDEALHRIRKSAKRLRYVASAEGAKRVSQAAKDIQELLGEHQDSTVSRAYLATQANEAHAAGEDTFTYGVLYQREHDAAETARHQVEATLKALRKAVRHKK from the coding sequence ATGCCATCTCAACACGTCGAGGTCGAGCGGAAGTTCGACGTCACCGACGCGACCATCAGTCCCTCATTCGACGGAATTTCCGCCGTCGCGCGGGTCGAGCTGCAGCCCCAGCAAAATTTGGACGCTGTGTACTTTGACACCTCCGATCAGCGGCTGGCTCAGCACCGGATCACCTTGCGACGCCGTACCGGCGGCACCGACGCCGGATGGCATCTGAAATTGCCCGCCGGACCGGACACCCGAACAGAGCTGCGTCTCCCCCTGAATGAAGGCGATGACGCCGTGCCGGAAGAGCTGCGGGACACCGTGCTCGCGGTCGTGCGCGAGGACGAGCTCGCACCGGTCGCCCGCATCAGCACCGTGCGCACCGTCTCCCAGCTGATCGGTGCTCAGGGCGAGCAGCTCGCCGAATTCTGCGATGACCACGTGACCGCCGCGCGGCTGACGGGTGCGGAGGAAGACTCCGAGCAGAGCTGGCGCGAATGGGAGCTCGAGCTGTCGGAGTTCGGCGACTCCACACTGTTCGACAGGGTCACCGCACGTCTACTGGATGCCGGGGCGGCCCCTGCCGGGCACGGATCAAAGTTGGCTCGCGTTCTTGACGTGCCCAAACGGGAGCGGAAGGGCACGGACTCGATCCAGCGCGCACTGCTCGAACAACTGGATCAGCTGCTCGGCTGGGACCGTGCGGTACGGGTGGACACCGACGATTCGGTGCACCAGATGCGGGTCACCATCCGGCGCATCCGCAGCCTCCTGCAGTCCAATCCCGAGCGCTTCGGTCTGGACGCTAATCCCGAGGCGCTCGATGAGCTCCGCCTGCTCGCCAACATTCTCGGGGTGGCGCGCGACGCAGAGGTACTCGCGCAGCGATATGACGCGGCACTCTCCGAGCTTCCCGAAACACTCATCCGCGGCCCGGTACACGAACGATTGGTAGACGCCGCCAGGCATAACTACGACAACGGGTTGCGCCGGTCGTTGGCGGCGATGCGCAGTCATCGCTACTTCCGGCTGCTCGATTCCCTGGACGCGTTGGTCACCTCCGCCGGACCGGCATCAGACACTCATCACTCGGACGAGGGCGGAACGCTCGATGCCGCGTACCGCAAGGTGCGCCGGGCGGCGCGGGCGGCCGCGCGCGCCGAGGGCGAGTACCGCGACGAGGCCCTGCATCGCATCCGCAAGTCGGCCAAACGGTTGCGCTATGTGGCCAGCGCAGAGGGCGCCAAGCGAGTCTCCCAGGCGGCCAAGGATATTCAGGAACTACTGGGTGAGCATCAGGACAGCACGGTGAGTCGCGCCTATCTCGCCACGCAGGCCAACGAGGCGCACGCCGCCGGCGAGGACACCTTCACTTACGGGGTGCTGTACCAGCGCGAGCACGATGCCGCCGAGACCGCACGCCATCAGGTGGAGGCAACGCTCAAGGCCCTCCGCAAGGCCGTGCGTCACAAAAAGTGA
- a CDS encoding fatty acyl-AMP ligase, giving the protein MKLRVEEYLDGKGAITLPDGYTVNYYLERAVEQLGDTFAYRYLDFNANSDGEPNDLNWTQLGQRSQAVAARLQQVTKPGDRVAILAPQGIDYVIGFYAAIEAGNIAVPLFAPELPGHSERLDSVLTDAQPTVVLTNNAAAESVSRFVRGLPRERRPRVVAVDSVPDSVAATYVKVTPDTDDIAYLQYTSGSTRVPAGVEITHRAVMTNVLQMIISVGLDDSIRSVSWLPLYHDMGLLMILFPLCGGRITLMSPVSFVRRPGRWIKELAAEAHLGRTFAAAPNFAFELAAERGLPKDNEELDLSNVAGLINGSEPVSISSIRKFNDAFGPYGLPPTTIKPSYGMAEATLFVSTIPSDAEASVVYLDRRELGNGRAVRVESDDEHAVPQVSCGKISRSQWAVIVNPNADTELVDGEVGEIWLHGDNIGRGYWGRPKETDFSFRNKLQARLDQGSHATGTEPGATWFRTGDLGVYLDGELYITGRVKDLVIIDGRNHYPQDIEATVEEASPAVRHGFVAAFSAPANELPPGVDQGNGTGERLVIVAERAAGAGRAAPEPIVDAIRAAVSRRHNLPIADIQLVQAGAIPRTTSGKLARRACRQEYLDNKLGVRA; this is encoded by the coding sequence ATGAAGTTACGCGTTGAGGAGTACTTGGACGGCAAAGGTGCTATCACCTTGCCAGACGGTTACACCGTCAACTACTACCTTGAGCGTGCCGTCGAACAGCTGGGCGACACATTCGCGTACCGATACCTGGACTTCAATGCGAACTCCGATGGCGAACCCAACGATCTCAACTGGACACAGCTTGGCCAGCGCTCGCAGGCCGTAGCGGCACGGCTGCAGCAAGTCACCAAGCCTGGGGATCGCGTCGCGATCCTCGCCCCTCAGGGCATCGACTATGTGATCGGTTTCTATGCCGCCATCGAGGCCGGCAACATTGCGGTCCCGTTGTTTGCTCCGGAACTTCCTGGCCACTCCGAGCGGCTCGATTCGGTGCTTACCGATGCGCAGCCGACGGTGGTGCTGACCAACAATGCCGCCGCGGAATCGGTCAGCCGATTCGTACGCGGGCTGCCTCGGGAACGGCGCCCCCGCGTGGTCGCGGTCGACAGCGTCCCCGATTCGGTGGCCGCGACCTACGTCAAGGTCACACCGGATACCGATGACATCGCATACCTGCAGTACACGTCCGGATCCACCCGGGTTCCCGCCGGTGTGGAGATCACACACCGTGCGGTGATGACCAACGTTCTGCAGATGATCATCTCGGTCGGCCTGGATGACAGCATCCGCAGTGTCAGCTGGCTGCCCCTGTACCACGACATGGGCCTGCTGATGATCCTGTTCCCGCTGTGCGGCGGCCGGATCACGCTGATGTCCCCGGTGTCGTTCGTGCGGCGTCCCGGACGGTGGATCAAGGAACTTGCCGCCGAGGCGCACCTGGGCCGAACCTTCGCCGCCGCACCGAACTTCGCCTTCGAGCTGGCCGCCGAGCGTGGTCTGCCCAAGGACAACGAGGAACTCGACCTGAGCAACGTCGCGGGCCTGATCAACGGATCCGAGCCGGTGAGCATCTCCTCGATCCGCAAGTTCAACGACGCCTTCGGCCCCTACGGGCTGCCGCCGACGACCATCAAGCCCTCCTACGGCATGGCCGAGGCGACGCTGTTCGTTTCCACCATTCCCTCCGACGCCGAAGCCTCGGTGGTGTACCTGGACCGCAGGGAGCTGGGCAACGGGCGTGCCGTCCGGGTCGAGTCCGACGATGAGCATGCGGTTCCGCAGGTGTCCTGCGGCAAGATTTCGCGCAGCCAGTGGGCGGTGATCGTCAACCCCAATGCCGACACCGAGCTGGTCGACGGCGAGGTCGGTGAGATCTGGCTGCACGGTGACAACATCGGCCGCGGCTACTGGGGCAGGCCCAAGGAAACCGACTTCTCGTTCCGTAACAAGCTGCAGGCCCGACTCGACCAAGGCAGCCATGCCACCGGCACCGAGCCCGGCGCTACCTGGTTCCGCACCGGAGACCTCGGTGTGTACCTCGACGGTGAGCTGTACATCACCGGACGGGTCAAAGACCTGGTCATCATCGATGGCCGCAACCACTACCCGCAGGACATCGAGGCCACCGTCGAGGAAGCGTCACCCGCGGTGCGACACGGTTTTGTGGCGGCGTTTTCGGCGCCCGCGAACGAGCTGCCCCCCGGCGTCGACCAGGGCAATGGCACGGGGGAGCGGTTGGTCATCGTGGCCGAGCGCGCGGCCGGCGCGGGCCGCGCGGCACCGGAGCCCATCGTCGATGCCATTCGCGCGGCTGTCTCACGGCGGCACAACCTGCCCATCGCGGACATCCAGCTGGTTCAGGCAGGCGCTATACCGCGTACCACCAGCGGAAAGCTCGCACGCCGAGCCTGCCGCCAGGAGTACCTGGACAACAAACTCGGCGTGCGCGCCTAG